The following are from one region of the Lodderomyces elongisporus chromosome 7, complete sequence genome:
- the DFR1 gene encoding dihydrofolate reductase: MTNRLNIVLSRSFANEEQENGVIHANSIGRCVELIKEKNLSKVFIIGGSEIYHAFLREKGLVDYLLITEIEQDVKNAEGKDKEGETKEEEEEVKEVEMDTFLKFDTNEWVMGSQEELKEYTGETEIETNVKEGDFTYNYTIWKRK, from the exons ATGACCA ATAGATTGAATATTGTGCTTTCGCGTTCCTTTGCCAATGAAGAGCAAGAAAATGGAGTTATTCATGCAAATTCCATTGGCAGATGCGTGGAATTGATCAAGGAAAAAAACTTGCTGAAAGTATTCATCATTGGTGGAAGTGAGATATATCATGCATTTTTGAGAGAAAAGGGGTTGGTCGACTATTTGTTGATTACAGAGATTGAACAAGATGTAAAAAATGCCGAGGGCAAGGACAAGGAGGGGGAaactaaagaagaagaagaagaagtgaaGGAAGTGGAGATGGATACGTTCTTAAAGTTTGACACTAATGAGTGGGTCATGGGAAGTCAAGAAGAATTAAAGGAGTATACTGGGGAAACTGAAATTGAGACTAATGTCAAGGAAGGTGATTTCACTTACAATTACACAATCTGGAAgagaaagtaa
- the BCK1 gene encoding mitogen-activated protein kinase kinase kinase has translation MLPQARGASDEATFDKRRSVSYDNPRIKTPHNDASRHELPNQYEYQTPHAYQRIASDGVMYNPPHWNSSQSSSLNQSSNQSSNHSSNQSSSQYINSQTYRRQSYQSQLDSKEFEFLIPSASFSPVVESPTGGSNSEGGASPSPPKSLTQSVNSNAIGSIIGSYNYGKTSMNSEAASSRSSLTKMQSSESRDARSFQESAPTYSHYRNSSDTSTISNMSNVDHLNKSKRFVRYAMDTQSEASNPSKKWGIYNVLSWLQYHQFNRSWQDTFRNNEISGNRFLELENFSKDSSIWIQFSKYLELDDNMNSIDRFIHLLHEENLKENSSLEIPSPVNLKYEHRKSTSNLPTTTNTYSSFQRPVSYVEMTRQKEPLPSPSSSHTLFKKGHRQINSDGKEKKGHKSTNSEGKEKKKSVVVEEPKHSKSEARKSSGIMNTIRKLGGDKAAGIVKPSGNKQSNKSIPNSQLNEPLANQQKIELESYPSWETTKEAKKKHSPTQSMVFPNTATVPLPSQPPQHPQSSTATTTKSSVPNIAQQPKSSTMHSQVPTPSQQAVHYSAPQSQQVSKPVPGSELTRIPSLKIVNSPSLLDPCYKPKQLEIDRMTILVTKDGQTFTTVFVSKSQLSDIELIKRQVIKALDLLEFGSITFHLTDFGAMEGSALSDDVFELALSLSDVPKIMVKQEIRSPHETNSSDSKSFDTNSFKSTPVNLLQKTNDTSVDYWNFKDEASFAKVAESRTPDHFSVPGSSSYIHQPHSPQQQHQQHQQHQQHQHHQQHQQHPQHHQQQHQQQHHHHYIPNYKPSTALEELRNKQLQQKNLQNFPLRLPFGNRKKLTPMLQVNTSPLQAENSLSPSPQDSSSFKVLRKGAKEIDFDERRKSPYEKKAPKLIPNIYASSVANTTLSPISASTVLTLRDDRRGSTNEEHQRTEAENKEHQNVQQGQRDQKDQVTRTGSAGWESQASVGGESGDYRKAMLEKSNSIIARRAAPPPPSQGSLKLQKRRSKTDEASKKSFERSRVSSGVSNYASNDASNDASNDTSNDISNDISNEVSNDSEEDFFVKPLSKVSIKVSAPAGNERDNDSKSIDQSDSDDDFFVKPMKTKANQKLNQKPKLETKSKILVNTSSSVEALAKAPFNVQAQVSHPMAVRPPVEEVYDNLERFFPHTNLDKPILDVDDVTTSPTVAKRKPTISRTFSSANISPKLANKEASSDNFQVRRMKTIRGVANARRNIMLQNQGLSSIRSDASKSKQSSLKRTNTKMWGQKVYEVTSSEIEKGFVSKLRNKQGHYESFLWIKGELIGRGSYGSVYLALNVTTGEMIALKQVFVQTQIDVEDFNKEIKNMKDLDHANIVQYLGCERQTNMYCLFMEYVAGGSIASCLKSYGRFDETLIKFVTKQVLLGLKYLHNNNIIHRDLKADNLLLDLDGTCKISDFGISKKISDIYANNANMSMKGTIFWMAPEVIDNEAQGYSAKVDIWSLGCVVLEMFAGKRPWSNEAAISVLYKAGKEKLSPPIPQDIAHLVSSEAENFIKRCFIIDPMLRPTAETLLEDPFVTSNEEFCFEATEMARIIKYNSKLTPN, from the exons ATGCTACCACAAGCAAGG GGCGCCTCTGATGAGGCCACCTTTGACAAGAGGAGATCAGTCAGTTACGATAACCCAAGGATCAAAACGCCTCACAACGATGCATCCCGACACGAATTGCCTAATCAATATGAATATCAGACTCCGCATGCATATCAGAGGATAGCTTCTGATGGTGTTATGTATAATCCACCTCATTGGAATCTGAGCCAGAGCCTGAGCTTGAATCAAAGTCTGAATCAAAGTCTGAATCATAGCCTGAATCAAAGCCTGAGCCAATATATAAATTCGCAAACGTATAGACGCCAATCGTACCAATCGCAGTTGGACTcaaaagaatttgagttTCTCATACCATCTGCATCATTTAGTCCAGTTGTAGAATCTCCTACGGGTGGGTCTAACTCCGAAGGTGGAGCATCGCCGTCACCACCAAAGTCGCTAACACAAAGTGTCAACTCCAATGCAATTGGATCCATCATTGGCAGCTACAACTATGGCAAGACCTCAATGAATCTGGAGGCAGCTTCAAGTCGTTCGAGCTTGACAAAGATGCAGTCAAGTGAATCTCGAGATGCCAGATCGTTTCAAGAGAGTGCGCCAACATATTCACATTACAGAAACAGTTCCGATACGTCCACGATTTCAAACATGTCTAATGTTGACCACCTCAACAAGAGTAAACGGTTTGTTCGTTATGCCATGGATACCCAATCTGAAGCGCTGAACCCGTCAAAAAAATGGGGCATTTACAACGTGCTTTCTTGGTTGCAATATCATCAGTTTAATAGATCTTGGCAAGATACATTCAGAAATAATGAAATCTCGGGGAACAGATTTTTGGAGCTAGAAAATTTTAGCAAGGACTCGTCTATTTGGATACagttttccaaatattTGGAATTAGACGACAACATGAATTCCATCGACAGATTTATACATTTGCTCCATGAAGAAAACTTGAAAGAGAATTCACTGCTTGAAATACCGTCCCCGGTGAATTTGAAATACGAACATAGGAAATCAACTTCGAATCTTCCAACTACTACAAATACATACTCGCTGTTTCAAAGACCAGTATCGTACGTTGAGATGACGAGGCAGAAAGAGCCATTACCATCTCCTTCCTCGCTGCATACGTTATTCAAAAAAGGGCACCGGCAAATCAACAGTGAcgggaaagaaaagaaaggccacaaatcaacaaataGTGAGGgcaaggagaagaagaaatcaGTGGTGGTTGAGGAACCAAAGCATTCAAAACTGGAGGCAAGAAAGTCGAGTGGGATAATGAACACTATTCGTAAACTTGGTGGTGACAAAGCCGCAGGTATTGTTAAACCATCGGGTAATAAACAATCTAATAAGTCAATCCCCAACTCACAATTAAATGAACCTCTTGCTAATCAGCAAAAGATTGAGTTGGAATCATATCCATCATGGGAAACTACAAAggaagcaaagaaaaaacatcTGCCTACACAATCAATGGTATTTCCCAATACAGCTACTGTACCTTTACCGCTGCAACCTCCACAACATCCACAACTGTCTACTGCTACTACCACGAAAAGTTCAGTGCCCAATATTGCACAGCAACCTAAAAGCTCAACGATGCATCTGCAAGTACCAACTCCACTGCAACAAGCTGTACACTACTCGGCGCCGCAACTGCAACAGGTTTCCAAACCTGTTCCAGGATCGGAACTTACTCGAATACCATCTTTGAAAATTGTAAACTCGCCATCTTTACTTGATCCATGTTACAAGCCCAAGCAACTTGAGATTGATCGCATGACGATTTTAGTGACAAAAGACGGACAAACATTCACAACCGTTTTTGTTCTGAAATCTCAGTTACTGGATATAGAGCTTATCAAGAGACAGGTTATAAAGGCATTGGACCTTTTGGAATTTGGGAGTATTACTTTTCATTTAACAGACTTTGGTGCAATGGAAGGATCTGCACTTTCAGACGATGTATTCGAACTAGCTCTTTCTTTGTCCGATGTTCCCAAAATTATGGTGAAACAGGAGATCAGATCACCGCATGAAACAAACTCTTCAGATTCGAAATCATTTGATACAAATAGTTTCAAGTCTACTCCTGTAAATTTActtcaaaaaacaaacgaTACGAGTGTCGACTACTGGAACTTTAAAGATGAAGCACTGTTTGCAAAAGTTGCAGAGAGTCGAACACCTGATCACTTTTCTGTTCCAGGATCAAGCTCGTATATTCACCAGCCTCACTCGccgcaacaacaacaccaacaacaccaacaacaccaacaacaccaacaccatcaacaacatcaacaacacccacaacaccatcaacaacaacatcaacaacaacatcatcatcattacaTACCAAACTACAAGCCGTCTACTGCACTCGAGGAAttgagaaacaaacaacttCAGCAAAAGAATTTACAAAATTTTCCACTTAGGTTACCATTTgggaatagaaaaaaactCACTCCTATGCTTCAAGTGAATACATCGCCGTTGCAAGCAGAAAATTCACTATCACCATCTCCTCAAGATTCATCATCTTTCAAGGTTTTGCGAAAAGGTGCTAAGGAGATCGATTTTGATGAACGTCGCAAATCGCCATATGAAAAGAAGGCTCCAAAATTGATTCCAAACATTTACGCTTCCTCAGTGGCCAATACTACATTATCCCCTATATCTGCAAGTACTGTTTTAACTTTGCGAGATGACCGTAGAGGATCAACAAATGAAGAGCATCAAAGAACAGAAGCTGAGAATAAAGAACATCAGAATGTTCAACAGGGCCAAAGAGACCAAAAGGACCAAGTAACGCGGACAGGCTCGGCTGGTTGGGAAAGTCAAGCAAGTGTTGGAGGTGAGTCCGGGGATTATCGCAAAGCAATGCTTGAAAAGAGTAATAGTATAATTGCACGAAGAGCAGCACCGCCGCCACCTTCTCAAGGCTCTCTCAAGCTTCAAAAAAGGCGTCTGAAAACTGATGAAGCATCGAAAAAGTCCTTTGAAAGGTCCAGAGTATCGAGTGGTGTATCCAACTATGCTTCCAATGATGCTTCCAATGATGCATCCAATGACACATCCAATGATATATCCAACGACATATCCAATGAAGTGTCTAACGACAGCGAGGAAGATTTCTTTGTAAAACCTTTGCTGAAGGTTTCGATAAAAGTATCTGCCCCTGCAGGCAATGAAAGGGACAATGATCTGAAATCAATAGATCAAAGTGATTCGGATGatgatttttttgtaaagccCATGAAAACAAAGGCGAACCAAAAACTAAatcaaaaaccaaaactcGAAACAAAATCGAAAATTTTAGTCAATACTTCAAGCTCAGTTGAAGCTTTGGCTAAAGCACCTTTCAACGTCCAAGCGCAAGTATCTCACCCAATGGCTGTGAGACCACCTGTTGAGGAAGTTTATGACAATCTTGAAAGGTTTTTCCCGCATACTAATCTTGATAAGCCTATTCTTGATGTTGACGATGTCACCACTTCACCTACTGTGGCGAAACGAAAACCTACGATATCGAGAACCTTTTCTAGCGCTAACATATCTCCTAAACTTGCAAATAAGGAAGCTTCATCAGACAATTTCCAAGTGCGTAGAATGAAAACGATTCGAGGTGTTGCAAATGCCAGACGGAATATAATGCTTCAAAACCAGGGTCTCTCGTCTATTCGTTCAGATGCATCCAAAAGTAAACAATCCAGTTTGAAACgaacaaacacaaagatGTGGGGGCAAAAAGTTTATGAAGTTACTAGTTCCGAGATTGAGAAAGGGTTTGTTAGTAAGCTTCGAAATAAGCAAGGCCACTATGAAAGCTTTTTGTGGATTAAAGGTGAGTTGATTGGTCGTGGCTCGTACGGGAGCGTTTACCTTGCACTTAATGTCACTACTGGTGAGATGATAGCATTGAAACAAGTCTTTGTGCAGACACAAATTGATGTAGAGGACTTTAACAAAGAGATTAAAAATATGAAGGATCTTGACCATGCAAACATTGTGCAGTATTTGGGTTGCGAGAGACAAACAAATATGTACTGTTTGTTTATGGAGTATGTTGCTGGTGGTTCAATAGCCAGTTGTTTGAAAAGTTATGGTCGGTTTGATGAAACTTTGATCAAGTTTGTTACTAAGCAAGTCCTACTTGGTCTCAAATATTTACACAATAACAACATCATTCACCGTGATCTCAAGGCTGATAACCTTTTGCTAGACCTCGATGGAACATGTAAGATATCTGACTTTGGAATTTCGAAAAAAATCAGTGACATTTATGCTAATAACGCCAACATGTCGATGAAAGGTACTATATTTTGGATGGCTCCCGAGGTAATTGATAATGAGGCTCAGGGATACAGTGCCAAGGTTGATATTTGGTCGTTGGGCTGTGTTGTATTGGAAATGTTTGCTGGCAAACGACCATGGTCCAACGAAGCTGCGATCAGTGTTCTTTACAAAGctggaaaggaaaagttgTCGCCACCAATACCACAGGATATCGCACATTTAGTGAGCAGTGAAGCAGAGAATTTCATCAAGAGATGTTTTATTATAGACCCAATGTTGCGGCCTACTGCAGAAACCTTACTTGAAGATCCTTTTGTCACTTCAAATGAAGAATTCTGCTTCGAAGCTACAGAAATGGCGAGAATCATCAAATATAATAGTAAGCTCACGCCaaattaa
- the SIT4_4 gene encoding sporulation-induced protein has translation MSGSFWKFSNGFTSLSNITTILENYNQNRDKSDSSSPESVKEKQSDVLYKLLDENDLLQELLSNNPMLLEFLREEDVLRMLVDIVISEENESSDSLKIPEDKEEEEEEEGQERFKEKSQSDNDEDEDEDGNDKAKNSEKGSEDSDIGNKDDNDEEEEDDVDDKKSDKKQGDEDDSHTNDQEDPDGDSDGEDTEQELPEEKFRRRATLAAEVLSADVWSLTDTVMESTSNLDRLWSVLDSTTPLNMNVSTHFMKIMEHLLDMKCDEMITYLIENQPNLVEKFTNHLSNPPLMDFLLKLISTDKPDNSTGIIDFLQNQNLISRLIDALDVPNEPMEDVEVQTEAVAEAETESEATVEAKAEAKTKAKADGGASHEMLLIEQSSAADFLKALITISANSTADNSTIGPNELTRELVSEERISQLCKIMLKGGYALANGVGIIIEIIRKNNSDYDILPVLYITLESHPPTGRDPIYLGHLLRVFGENIHNFNNLLIKDESDSKLRTPFGVIEPLGFERFKICELMAELLHCSNMALLNDNKGFDVVKERDELRVKMKEFDPVSFKYNETIVLPSEEEEEETGDDTDADADVDVDANASTDANNTDQEDGQSQSRHDDSLTESAELKDDDEPVNDTIDEFNRQDDFNDEDGPHANANLSEEEIRSKPVVGDFLKIALFDTQIISNILSMFFRFPWNNFLHNVVFDVVQQVLNGSMDIGFNKFLAIDLFHSADITNKIIEGQKLCTDYETSHNGLRLGFMGHLTLIAEEVVKFVQLFPANTLSEFINEKIESDVWEDYVSHVLYDTREKYNAILGGNDDDDDDEEKDDEENSTFDEGLGEIIEEVKTGLSFQDSGDQDPEVDLVEDQVESLEDDDDHDDDHGEGEGEGEGEVDDVDTLANTGKGNTDRATKSDLLDSDESESDDDDQFSNFMAQQLASNSNHEVKDPSSRSDEIHKRLDSDDSSSEDSDEYIDPNDDGMSYKKSNPLYDNLGILKDHHNFGDADDEKIEKTKE, from the coding sequence ATGTCGGGATCGTTTTGGAAGTTTAGCAATGGCTTTACTTCACTCTCGAATATCACCAccattttggaaaattacAACCAGAATAGGGATAAGCTGGATTCTTCTCTGCCAGAATCAGTCAAAGAAAAGCAGAGCGATGTGTTATACAAATTGTTGGATGAAAATGATTTATTGCAAGAACTTTTATCCAATAACCCAATGCTTTTAGAGTTTTTAAGAGAGGAAGATGTGTTGCGAATGTTGGTGGACATCGTTATCTCAGAGGAGAATGAGTCACTGGATCTGCTAAAGATTCCTGAGgataaagaagaggaggaagaagaagaaggtcAAGAAAGGTTTAAAGAGAAACTGCAATCCGACaacgatgaagatgaagatgaagatggaaATGACAAGGCTAAAAACTCTGAAAAAGGACTGGAGGATTCTGATATTGGTAACAAGGACGACAACGacgaggaggaggaagatgaTGTAGATGATAAGAAACTGGATAAGAAACAAGGTGATGAGGATGATTCTCACACTAATGATCAGGAAGACCCCGATGGTGATAGTGATGGTGAAGATACCGAACAGGAATTGCCAGAAGAGAAATTTAGAAGACGTGCCACTTTGGCCGCAGAGGTCTTGAGTGCAGATGTTTGGTCATTAACGGATACAGTTATGGAGTCTACTTCAAACCTTGATAGGTTGTGGAGTGTATTGGACTCGACCACGCCGCTTAATATGAATGTCTCAACGCATTTCATGAAGATTATGGAGCATTTGTTGGATATGAAGTGTGATGAAATGATTACATATCTCATTGAAAACCAGCCAAACTTGGTTGAGAAATTCACAAACCACCTTTCAAACCCACCCTTGATGGATTTCTTGCTCAAGTTGATTTCTACAGATAAACCTGATAATTCTACTGGTATCATTGATTTCTTGCAGAACCAAAATTTAATTTCTCGACTAATCGATGCATTGGACGTGCCAAATGAGCCTATGGAGGATGTTGAAGTTCAAACTGAAGCTGTGGCTGAGGCTGAGACTGAGTCAGAAGCGACCGTTGAAGCTAAGGCTGAAGCCAAGACTAAAGCTAAAGCAGATGGTGGTGCAAGTCATGAGATGTTACTTATAGAGCAAAGCAGTGCAGCAGATTTCTTAAAAGCACTCATAACTATATCTGCCAATTCTACCGCTGACAACTCCACCATTGGTCCTAATGAGCTCACTAGAGAGCTTGTTTCTGAAGAACGAATATCACAATTGTGCAAAATTATGCTCAAAGGTGGCTATGCTTTAGCAAATGGTGTAGGTATCATCATTGAAATCATTcgaaaaaacaattctgATTATGACATCTTGCCAGTTTTATACATCACTTTAGAAAGTCACCCACCTACCGGGAGAGATCCGATATATTTGGGCCATCTTTTACGAGTCTTTGGAGAAAACATACATAATTTCAATAATCTTTTGATCAAAGATGAAAGCGACTCTAAATTGAGAACACCATTTGGTGTTATTGAACCTTTAGGATTTGAGCGGTTCAAGATTTGTGAATTGATGGCTGAACTCTTGCATTGTTCCAATATGGCACTTTTGAATGACAATAAAGGGTTTGATGTTGTTAAGGAAAGAGATGAATTGCGAGTCAAGATGAAGGAGTTTGATCCTGTTAGTTTCAAGTACAATGAAACGATTGTCTTGCCTAgtgaggaagaagaagaagaaactgGTGATGATactgatgctgatgctgatgttgatgttgatgccAATGCATCGACGGATGCTAACAACACGGATCAAGAGGATGGACAATCTCAATCAAGGCATGATGATCTGCTTACCGAGTCGGCTGAATTAAAGGACGACGATGAACCAGTAAATGATACTATCGACGAGTTTAACAGGCAAGATGATTTTAACGATGAGGATGGACCACATGCTAATGCCAACTTATccgaagaagaaattagaTCAAAGCCCGTGGTTGGAGATTTTTTGAAGATTGCATTATTCGACACCCAGATTATCTCCAACATCTTATCGATGTTTTTCCGTTTCCCCTGGAATAATTTCCTCCACAATGTTGTTTTCGATGTTGTTCAACAGGTTTTGAATGGGTCGATGGATATTGGCTTTAACAAGTTTTTAGCAATTGACTTGTTCCACCTGGCTGATATCACCAACAAAATTATAGAAGGTCAAAAGTTATGCACTGATTATGAAACTAGTCACAATGGTTTGAGATTAGGGTTTATGGGCCATCTCACATTGATTGCTGAGGAAGTTGTTAAATTTGTTCAGCTTTTCCCAGCAAACACTTTGAGCGAGTTTATCAatgaaaagattgaaagcGATGTCTGGGAAGATTATGTCAGCCATGTGTTGTACGACACCAGAGAAAAGTATAATGCTATACTTGGAGGCAAcgatgacgacgatgatgatgaggagaAGGATGACGAGGAGAACTCTACTTTTGACGAAGGCTTGGGCGAGATTATTGAAGAAGTGAAAACTGGGTTGTCTTTCCAGGATAGTGGTGATCAAGATCCTGAAGTAGACCTTGTTGAGGATCAAGTAGAGTCTttggaagatgatgatgatcaTGATGATGATCATGGTGAAGGTGAAGGTGAAGGTGAAGGTGAAGTAGATGATGTCGATACTTTGGCAAATACAGGTAAAGGAAATACTGATCGGGCAACAAAGAGTGACTTGTTAGATAGCGATGAGTCTGAgtctgatgatgatgatcaGTTTTCTAATTTCATGGCGCAGCAACTTGCATCCAACTCTAATCATGAGGTCAAAGATCCCCTGCTGCGAAGTGACGAAATCCATAAAAGGTTGGACTCGGATGATAGCAGTAGTGAGGATTCCGATGAGTACATTGACCCAAATGACGATGGCATGCTGTACAAGAAATCCAATCCACTTTACGACAACTTGGGTATATTGAAAGACCACCACAATTTTGGCGACGCTGATGacgaaaaaattgaaaagacaaaagagtAA
- the TIM54 gene encoding mitochondrial import inner membrane translocase subunit tim54: MSCVDFEIFSENRQGDIRANVAQRIRDLRIKAAGGQSNEEKDALATSQSTTTPVTPVTSFTLAKNNTPAADSEETVSRSTLYKPADVLGLYRIFPQKVDIVSDDSTKEGMDNDSAVAGGVVCIGRGAYKEYISGLHEGLLGPLVKPEAIAEEEAKRAEEHANDTSSNNGDDDDEEKNLKPVAMKYISGKEYPDAPLAPEFDMSRIVRNEQGVPEFFEQPVYVFPVPKVQGFVNIPTKIYRWFTKRFLADDYGDRAAHIVNMETRPFVYKDILMAGEEEIDWPKNWVKKGLEKKSEWVQELEYDERVTSRLRVFDDKK, from the exons ATGA GTTGTGTTGactttgaaattttcaGTGAAAATAGACAAGGTGATATTCGTGCTAATGTTGCTCAAAGAATCCGAGATTTGAGGATCAAAGCGGCTGGTGGACAATCAAACGAGGagaaggatgcacttgcaACATCACAATCAACCACAACGCCAGTGACTCCAGTAACGTCATTTACTTTGGCAAAGAACAACACTCCAGCAGCTGATTCAGAAGAAACCGTGAGCCGATCTACCTTGTATAAGCCAGCAGATGTGCTTGGTCTCTACAGAATCTTTCCTCAAAAAGTGGACATTGTTTCTGACGACTCTACCAAGGAAGGTATGGACAATGATAGTGCTGTTGCTGGAGGTGTGGTATGTATAGGTAGAGGCGCTTACAAGGAGTATATAAGTGGTCTCCATGAAGGTCTTCTTGGACCTTTGGTCAAACCGGAAGCGATTGCCGAGGAAGAAGCCAAGAGAGCTGAAGAGCATGCTAATGATACATCTTCCAACAATGgagatgatgacgatgaggaaaaaaatCTCAAACCTGTTGCTATGAAATATATTAGCGGAAAAGAATATCCGGATGCGCCACTTGCGCCAGAATTCGACATGAGTCGGATTGTACGTAACGAGCAAGGTGTTCCTGAATTTTTTGAGCAACCAGTGTATGTTTTCCCAGTTCCCAAAGTGCAAGGATTTGTCAATATTCCAACCAAGATTTATCGCTGGTTCACCAAGAGATTTCTTGCCGATGATTATGGAGATCGAGCAGCACATATAGTGAATATGGAGACTAGACCATTTGTATATAAGGATATCTTGATGGCTGGTGAGGAAGAGATTGACTGGCCCAAGAATTGGGTGAAGAAGGGGTTGGAAAAGAAGTCTGAGTGGGTACAAGAACTTGAATACGATGAAAGGGTAACTTCTCGATTACGTGTTTTTGATGACAAGaagtga